A region from the Ralstonia pickettii genome encodes:
- the pcp gene encoding pyroglutamyl-peptidase I, whose translation MTTVLITGIEPFESDPTNPSWDIAQALGGTQVDGAVIVARQLPCVFGLANEKLVEAIEDTSPALVFALGLATGRTEISVERVAINVIDARIPDNAGNQPVDTPVVADGPAAYFSTLPIKAIVQTLREAGVPAGVSQSAGTYNCNHLFYGLMHHIATRAPDVRGGFIHVPTTPEMAARHAGRPSLSIDTQVKGIRLAVRTTLATRADLKVSGGAIH comes from the coding sequence ATGACGACCGTTCTCATCACCGGCATCGAGCCATTTGAATCCGACCCGACCAATCCTTCGTGGGACATCGCGCAGGCGCTGGGCGGCACCCAGGTAGATGGCGCGGTCATCGTGGCGCGGCAGTTGCCGTGCGTGTTTGGCCTTGCCAACGAAAAATTGGTGGAAGCGATCGAGGACACATCGCCCGCCCTCGTCTTCGCGCTCGGCTTGGCCACGGGCCGAACAGAGATATCGGTGGAGCGCGTGGCCATCAACGTGATCGATGCACGCATTCCGGACAACGCGGGCAATCAGCCCGTCGATACGCCTGTGGTGGCCGACGGGCCGGCGGCGTATTTCTCCACGCTACCGATCAAGGCGATCGTGCAGACACTGCGCGAGGCCGGCGTGCCGGCGGGCGTGTCGCAAAGTGCCGGCACCTACAACTGCAACCACCTGTTCTACGGCTTGATGCACCACATCGCCACGCGTGCGCCGGACGTGCGCGGCGGCTTCATCCACGTGCCGACCACGCCCGAAATGGCAGCGCGGCATGCGGGCCGGCCGAGCCTGTCGATCGATACGCAAGTCAAAGGGATCCGTCTGGCGGTGCGTACAACGCTGGCCACGCGGGCAGACCTGAAGGTCAGCGGCGGGGCCATCCACTGA
- the blaOXA gene encoding OXA-60 family carbapenem-hydrolyzing class D beta-lactamase, translated as MLSCCSKTFAFALMACMLATSAATARAELVVRNDLKRVFDAAGVSGTFVLMDISADRTYVVDPARAARRFHPASTFKIPNSLIAFDTGAVRDDQEVLPYGGKPQSFKQWEHDMALPEAIRLSAVPIYQEVARRVGFERMQAYVDAFDYGNRQLGSVIDQFWLRGPLEISALEEARFASRVALKQLPVKPRTWDMVHRMLLIEQQGDAALYAKTGVATEYQPEIGWWVGWVERAGRVYAFALNIDMPREGDMAKRIPLGKQLMQALEVWPTL; from the coding sequence ATGCTGTCTTGCTGCTCGAAGACCTTCGCGTTCGCCTTGATGGCCTGCATGCTGGCAACAAGCGCCGCCACTGCCCGCGCCGAGCTGGTCGTGCGTAACGACCTCAAGCGCGTGTTCGACGCCGCCGGCGTCTCAGGCACCTTCGTGCTGATGGACATCAGCGCCGACCGGACCTATGTCGTCGACCCGGCGCGGGCCGCGCGACGCTTCCATCCGGCCTCCACGTTCAAGATCCCGAATAGTCTGATCGCCTTCGACACCGGCGCCGTGCGCGACGACCAGGAAGTGCTGCCCTACGGCGGCAAGCCGCAATCCTTCAAGCAGTGGGAGCACGACATGGCATTGCCCGAAGCGATTCGCCTATCCGCCGTGCCGATCTACCAGGAAGTGGCGCGCCGCGTGGGTTTCGAGCGCATGCAGGCCTACGTCGATGCGTTCGACTACGGCAATCGCCAGCTCGGCAGCGTGATCGACCAGTTCTGGCTGCGTGGCCCGCTGGAGATTTCTGCACTTGAAGAGGCGCGCTTCGCCAGCCGCGTGGCGCTCAAGCAGTTGCCGGTGAAGCCCCGCACGTGGGACATGGTCCACCGCATGCTGTTGATCGAGCAGCAGGGCGACGCCGCGCTGTATGCCAAGACGGGCGTTGCCACGGAGTATCAGCCGGAGATCGGCTGGTGGGTCGGTTGGGTCGAGCGTGCCGGGCGCGTGTATGCCTTCGCGCTGAACATCGACATGCCGCGCGAGGGCGACATGGCCAAGCGCATTCCGCTGGGCAAGCAGTTGATGCAGGCGCTGGAGGTGTGGCCGACGCTGTGA
- a CDS encoding MarR family winged helix-turn-helix transcriptional regulator — MFDHCLYFNTTALARSVEREWTAAYAPFGLTPPQGFVLRVVLKRPGVLNRELAEVLGIARPTATRLVDGLVAKGLAERQASVEDGREWNLFPTDAARALEAALQAASAKVARRLREHVGASAFDETVQAIRDVRSALNT; from the coding sequence ATGTTCGATCACTGCCTGTACTTCAACACCACCGCGCTGGCGCGCTCCGTCGAACGTGAATGGACGGCAGCGTACGCGCCGTTCGGCCTGACGCCGCCGCAAGGCTTTGTGCTGCGCGTGGTGCTCAAGCGGCCCGGCGTGCTCAACCGCGAACTGGCCGAGGTGCTGGGTATTGCGCGGCCCACCGCCACGCGTCTTGTCGATGGCCTGGTCGCCAAGGGACTGGCGGAGCGCCAGGCATCCGTAGAGGATGGCCGCGAGTGGAATCTCTTCCCCACGGACGCTGCCCGAGCACTGGAAGCCGCGCTGCAGGCTGCCAGTGCCAAGGTGGCGCGGCGCCTGCGGGAGCATGTCGGTGCAAGCGCATTCGATGAGACGGTCCAAGCCATCCGCGACGTTCGGAGCGCGCTGAACACGTAA
- a CDS encoding FMN-dependent NADH-azoreductase: MTTLLHVAVSPRNDRSHSRRGAQLVIAQLAQVSGGLRVIERDLAATPLPHPDAGFVEASLMPDAQRTAAHRAQLALSETLIGELEAADAVLISTPVHNYTVPSALKAWIDLVVRPERTFRRTPTGKVGTLADRSVLVLSASGGNFDGAHAQTDFLMPYLRYVFATVGIRQVAGIRLQNTARGADSAMQAFESFRQELAARMLLMPLVA; encoded by the coding sequence ATGACAACCCTGCTGCACGTGGCCGTGAGCCCGCGCAATGATCGCTCGCACAGTCGGCGTGGCGCGCAACTGGTGATTGCGCAGCTGGCGCAAGTCTCCGGCGGTCTGCGCGTGATCGAGCGCGACCTGGCAGCAACGCCATTGCCGCATCCCGATGCCGGCTTTGTCGAGGCCAGCCTCATGCCCGACGCCCAGCGCACCGCAGCGCATCGCGCACAGCTCGCCCTGTCGGAAACGTTGATTGGTGAACTGGAGGCGGCCGATGCCGTGCTGATCTCCACGCCGGTGCACAACTACACGGTGCCTTCGGCGCTGAAAGCATGGATCGATCTGGTGGTGCGGCCCGAGCGCACGTTCCGCCGCACGCCCACCGGCAAGGTCGGCACGCTTGCCGATCGCTCGGTGCTGGTGCTGTCCGCCTCCGGCGGCAACTTCGATGGTGCGCACGCGCAGACCGATTTCCTCATGCCGTACCTGCGCTATGTATTCGCGACAGTGGGCATTCGTCAGGTCGCCGGCATCCGCTTGCAGAACACAGCGCGCGGGGCCGATTCCGCCATGCAGGCCTTCGAAAGCTTCCGGCAGGAGCTGGCAGCGCGGATGTTGCTCATGCCGCTCGTTGCCTGA